In Macadamia integrifolia cultivar HAES 741 chromosome 1, SCU_Mint_v3, whole genome shotgun sequence, a single window of DNA contains:
- the LOC122076879 gene encoding probable galacturonosyltransferase-like 7 gives MLWIMRLSGFFSAAMVMIVLSPSLQSFPPAEAIRSSHLDGYLRLHGQIKSVNSLNRFSFRKASAFRNAEECGSADTSKITVCDPSLVHIAITLDVEYLRGSIAAVHSVLQHSTCPENIFFHFLLSETNLETLVRSTFPQLKFKVYYFDPAIVRNLISTSVRQALEQPLNYARNYLADILEPCIRRVIYLDSDLVLVDDVAKLWATDLGSRTVGAPEYCHANFSKYFTANFWSEKRFSSALAGRKPCYFNTGVMVMDLVKWRRFGYTKRIERWMEIQKNSRIYELGSLPPFLLVFAGHVAPIEHRWNQHGLGGDNVKGSCRDLHPGPVSLLHWSGSGKPWLRLDSNRPCPLDALWAPYDLYGPSPWPFPSQ, from the coding sequence ATGCTCTGGATCATGAGGTTGTCCGGTTTCTTCTCCGCCGCAATGGTTATGATCGTTTTGTCTCCTTCTTTGCAATCTTTCCCTCCCGCCGAAGCCATCAGATCCTCTCATCTCGATGGATACCTCCGGTTACATGGCCAGATTAAGTCCGTCAATTCCTTGAATCGATTCTCCTTCAGAAAAGCCTCGGCATTTCGCAATGCGGAGGAATGCGGCTCTGCCGACACCAGCAAAATAACCGTCTGCGACCCTTCTCTCGTCCACATAGCCATCACACTCGACGTCGAGTACCTCCGAGGTTCCATCGCCGCCGTTCATTCTGTCCTTCAGCATTCCACATGCCCTGAGAATATCTTCTTCCATTTCCTGCTCTCAGAGACGAACCTTGAAACCCTAGTACGGTCTACGTTTCCGCAGTTGAAGTTCAAGGTGTATTACTTCGATCCGGCGATTGTGAGGAACTTGATCTCGACTTCCGTGCGGCAAGCACTGGAACAGCCGCTGAATTATGCGAGGAATTACCTTGCTGATATCCTTGAACCTTGCATTCGGCGAGTGATTTACCTGGATTCCGATCTCGTGTTGGTGGATGATGTTGCCAAGCTATGGGCGACGGACCTTGGTTCCAGAACCGTGGGAGCGCCGGAATACTGCCATGCCAACTTCAGCAAGTACTTTACGGCCAATTTCTGGTCGGAAAAGCGGTTTTCGAGCGCGTTGGCAGGGAGGAAGCCGTGTTACTTCAACACCGGAGTGATGGTGATGGATCTGGTGAAGTGGAGAAGGTTTGGGTACACGAAGAGGATCGAGCGGTGGATGGAGATTCAGAAAAATAGCCGGATTTACGAGCTTGGTTCTCTACCGCCGTTCCTTCTGGTATTCGCTGGACACGTGGCACCGATCGAACACAGGTGGAACCAGCACGGACTCGGAGGGGATAACGTCAAGGGTAGTTGTCGTGATCTTCATCCCGGTCCGGTTAGCCTCTTGCACTGGAGCGGGAGCGGCAAACCTTGGCTCAGGCTCGACTCGAACCGTCCTTGCCCTTTGGATGCACTGTGGGCCCCATACGACCTCTATGGTCCTTCGCCGTGGCCTTTCCCGTCGCAGTAG